The proteins below come from a single Cervus elaphus chromosome 4, mCerEla1.1, whole genome shotgun sequence genomic window:
- the LOC122692138 gene encoding zinc finger protein 226-like isoform X7, translating into MMVFQDSALPWKEREDEHVHGGSDLQGRGCGLHRGGAGVAGLSPEKAVPGCDGGELLEPGLNENNQSELRAVQERGLHEELSCWQIWQQIANDLTRYQDSMINSCQFHKQGYSPDQVGAGLSIQISEDENYMLNEKAGGPSDTGNPRFASLRAWDSWRKSSLTESQNYRNRYLEISTQSKLCQCKEDVDSIGQILFHLDDRGVHRNEKSYCHNDYRKDSTKVSTLDQNSMIHTGQKPYQCNECKRTFTSLSTFDLHQQLHSKETSHMCNECGKGFRYSSVLHIHQRVHIEKCSVCDECGKEFRQSSQLQTHQKVHSIKKPFTCEECGKGFSRRSALTVHCKVHTGEKPYTCEECGRAFSQASHLQDHQRVHTGEKPFICDACGKSFSRNSHLQSHQRVHTGEKPYKCEECGKGFICSSNLYIHQRVHTGEKPYKCEECGKGFSRPSSLQAHQGIHTGEKSYVCNVCGKGFTLSSNLQAHQRVHTGEKPYKCEECGKNFRRNSHYQVHLVVHTGEKPYKCEVCGKGFSQSSYLQIHQKAHSVEKPYKCEECGQGFNQSSRLQIHQLIHTGEKPYKCEECGKGFSRRADLKIHCRIHTGEKPYNCEECGKVFRQASNLLAHQRVHSGEKPFKCEECGKSFGRSSHLQAHQKVHTGEKPYKCEECGKGFKWSLNLDMHQRVHTGEKPYKCGECGKHFSQASSLQLHQSVHTGEKPYRCDVCSKVFSRSSQLQSHQRVHTGEKPYKCETCGKSFSWRSNLTIHQRIHAADKSYKSHRGGKTIREST; encoded by the exons gactctgcgcttccctggaaggagagagaagatgaaCATGTTCATG GAGGCAGTGACCTTCAAGGACGTGGCTGTGGCCTTCACAGAGGAGGAGCTGGGGTTGCTGGACTCAGCCCAGAGAAAGCTGTACCAGGATGTGATGGTGGAGAACTTCTGGAACCTGGTCTCA ATGAAAACAATCAAAGTGAGTTGAGGGCTGTTCAAGAGAGAGGATTACATGAAGAGCTTTCCTGCTGGCAAATCTGGCAACAAATTGCGAATGACTTAACCAGATATCAAGACTCCATGATAAATAGTTGTCAGTTCCACAAACAAGGTTATTCCCCCGACCAGGTTGGGGCAGGACTGTCTATTCAAATTTCTGAAGATGAGAACTATATGTTAAATGAGAAAGCAGGTGGTCCCAGTGATACTGGAAATCCAAGGTTTGCATCTTTGAGAGCCTGGGATTCTTGGAGAAAAAGTTCCTTGACTGAGTCACAGAATTATCGGAATAGATACCTGGAAATTTCCACGCAAAGTAAACTGTGTCAGTGTAAAGAGGATGTTGACAGCATTGGTCAGATCTTATTCCACCTTGATGATCGAGGAGTACACAGGAATGAAAAGTCTTATTGCCACAATGATTATAGAAAAGACAGCACGAAGGTTTCCACATTGGATCAGAATAGTATGATTCACACAGGACAAAAACCTTACCAGTGTAACGAATGTAAAAGAACTTTTACCAGCCTTTCTACCTTTGATCTTCACCAGCAGTTACACTCAAAAGAGACGTCTCACATGTGCAATGAGTGTGGAAAAGGCTTCCGTTATAGCTCAGTTCTTCATattcatcagagagttcacatAGAAAAATGCAGTGTCTGTGATGAATGTGGAAAGGAATTCCGTCAGAGCTCACAACTGCAAACTCATCAGAAAGTCCACAGCATAAAGAAACCATTCACATGTGAGGAATGTGGGAAAGGCTTCAGTCGTCGATCAGCACTTACCGTTCATTGTAAAgtccacacaggagagaaaccttacacTTGTGAGGAGTGTGGCCGGGCCTTCAGTCAGGCCTCCCACCTTCAAGACCATCAGAGAGTCCACACCGGGGAGAAACCATTCATTTGTGATGCGTGTGGTAAGAGCTTCAGTCGGAATTCACACCTTCAGTCCCATCAGAGAGTCCATACGGGAGAGAAACCGTACAAATGCGAGGAGTGTGGGAAGGGCTTCATTTGTAGCTCAAATCTATACATTCACCAGAGAGTCCACACAGGAGAAAAACCCTACAAGTGTGAGGAATGTGGGAAAGGCTTTAGTCGGCCTTCAAGTCTTCAGGCCCATCAGGGaatccacactggagagaagTCATACGTATGTAATGTGTGTGGTAAAGGCTTTACTCTGAGTTCAAACCTTCAGGCACATCAAAGAGTCCACACAGGGGAGAAACCATACAAATGTGAGGAATGCGGGAAGAACTTCAGGAGGAACTCCCATTATCAAGTTCATCTGGTCGTCCACACAGGAGAAAAACCCTATAAATGTGAAGTGTGTGGGAAGGGCTTCAGTCAGAGTTCCTATCTTCAAATCCATCAGAAGGCCCACAGCGTAGAGAAACCCTACAAGTGCGAGGAGTGTGGGCAGGGCTTCAATCAGAGTTCACGACTTCAGATCCACCAGCTGATCCATACTGGTGAGAAACCATACAAATGTGAAGAGTGTGGGAAGGGATTCAGTCGTAGAGCCGATCTTAAAATTCACTGCAGaatccacactggagagaaaccgtaCAATTGTGAGGAGTGTGGAAAAGTCTTCAGGCAGGCCTCAAATCTCCTGGCCCATCAGAGAGTCCACAGTGGAGAAAAGCCATTCAAATGTGAAGAATGTGGCAAGAGCTTTGGTCGGAGTTCACACCTTCAAGCCCACCAAAAAGTCCACACTGGAGAAAAGCCATACAAATGTGAGGAGTGTGGGAAGGGCTTTAAGTGGAGCCTGAACCTCGACATGCATCAGAGGgtccacacaggagagaaaccatataagtGTGGGGAGTGTGGGAAGCACTTCAGTCAGGCCTCAAGTCTTCAGCTTCATCAGAGTgtccacactggagagaagccctacAGATGTGACGTGTGTAGTAAAGTCTTCAGTCGGTCTTCACAACTGCAGTCTCATCAGAGAGTCCACACAGGGGAGAAACCTTACAAGTGTGAGACGTGTGGTAAGAGCTTCAGTTGGCGCTCCAATCTAACAATTCATCAGAGAATCCATGCTGCTGATAAATCCTATAAAAGTCATAGGGGTGGTAAGACCATCAGAGAGTCAACTTAG
- the LOC122692138 gene encoding zinc finger protein 226-like isoform X4: MMTLRFPGRREKMNMFMEAVTFKDVAVAFTEEELGLLDSAQRKLYQDVMVENFWNLVSRYKTYRKRREALDDEFSDPDRNLDENNQSELRAVQERGLHEELSCWQIWQQIANDLTRYQDSMINSCQFHKQGYSPDQVGAGLSIQISEDENYMLNEKAGGPSDTGNPRFASLRAWDSWRKSSLTESQNYRNRYLEISTQSKLCQCKEDVDSIGQILFHLDDRGVHRNEKSYCHNDYRKDSTKVSTLDQNSMIHTGQKPYQCNECKRTFTSLSTFDLHQQLHSKETSHMCNECGKGFRYSSVLHIHQRVHIEKCSVCDECGKEFRQSSQLQTHQKVHSIKKPFTCEECGKGFSRRSALTVHCKVHTGEKPYTCEECGRAFSQASHLQDHQRVHTGEKPFICDACGKSFSRNSHLQSHQRVHTGEKPYKCEECGKGFICSSNLYIHQRVHTGEKPYKCEECGKGFSRPSSLQAHQGIHTGEKSYVCNVCGKGFTLSSNLQAHQRVHTGEKPYKCEECGKNFRRNSHYQVHLVVHTGEKPYKCEVCGKGFSQSSYLQIHQKAHSVEKPYKCEECGQGFNQSSRLQIHQLIHTGEKPYKCEECGKGFSRRADLKIHCRIHTGEKPYNCEECGKVFRQASNLLAHQRVHSGEKPFKCEECGKSFGRSSHLQAHQKVHTGEKPYKCEECGKGFKWSLNLDMHQRVHTGEKPYKCGECGKHFSQASSLQLHQSVHTGEKPYRCDVCSKVFSRSSQLQSHQRVHTGEKPYKCETCGKSFSWRSNLTIHQRIHAADKSYKSHRGGKTIREST; the protein is encoded by the exons gactctgcgcttccctggaaggagagagaagatgaaCATGTTCATG GAGGCAGTGACCTTCAAGGACGTGGCTGTGGCCTTCACAGAGGAGGAGCTGGGGTTGCTGGACTCAGCCCAGAGAAAGCTGTACCAGGATGTGATGGTGGAGAACTTCTGGAACCTGGTCTCA AGATACAAAACAtatagaaagagaagagaggcttTGGATGATGAATTCAGCGACCCAGATAGAAATTTAG ATGAAAACAATCAAAGTGAGTTGAGGGCTGTTCAAGAGAGAGGATTACATGAAGAGCTTTCCTGCTGGCAAATCTGGCAACAAATTGCGAATGACTTAACCAGATATCAAGACTCCATGATAAATAGTTGTCAGTTCCACAAACAAGGTTATTCCCCCGACCAGGTTGGGGCAGGACTGTCTATTCAAATTTCTGAAGATGAGAACTATATGTTAAATGAGAAAGCAGGTGGTCCCAGTGATACTGGAAATCCAAGGTTTGCATCTTTGAGAGCCTGGGATTCTTGGAGAAAAAGTTCCTTGACTGAGTCACAGAATTATCGGAATAGATACCTGGAAATTTCCACGCAAAGTAAACTGTGTCAGTGTAAAGAGGATGTTGACAGCATTGGTCAGATCTTATTCCACCTTGATGATCGAGGAGTACACAGGAATGAAAAGTCTTATTGCCACAATGATTATAGAAAAGACAGCACGAAGGTTTCCACATTGGATCAGAATAGTATGATTCACACAGGACAAAAACCTTACCAGTGTAACGAATGTAAAAGAACTTTTACCAGCCTTTCTACCTTTGATCTTCACCAGCAGTTACACTCAAAAGAGACGTCTCACATGTGCAATGAGTGTGGAAAAGGCTTCCGTTATAGCTCAGTTCTTCATattcatcagagagttcacatAGAAAAATGCAGTGTCTGTGATGAATGTGGAAAGGAATTCCGTCAGAGCTCACAACTGCAAACTCATCAGAAAGTCCACAGCATAAAGAAACCATTCACATGTGAGGAATGTGGGAAAGGCTTCAGTCGTCGATCAGCACTTACCGTTCATTGTAAAgtccacacaggagagaaaccttacacTTGTGAGGAGTGTGGCCGGGCCTTCAGTCAGGCCTCCCACCTTCAAGACCATCAGAGAGTCCACACCGGGGAGAAACCATTCATTTGTGATGCGTGTGGTAAGAGCTTCAGTCGGAATTCACACCTTCAGTCCCATCAGAGAGTCCATACGGGAGAGAAACCGTACAAATGCGAGGAGTGTGGGAAGGGCTTCATTTGTAGCTCAAATCTATACATTCACCAGAGAGTCCACACAGGAGAAAAACCCTACAAGTGTGAGGAATGTGGGAAAGGCTTTAGTCGGCCTTCAAGTCTTCAGGCCCATCAGGGaatccacactggagagaagTCATACGTATGTAATGTGTGTGGTAAAGGCTTTACTCTGAGTTCAAACCTTCAGGCACATCAAAGAGTCCACACAGGGGAGAAACCATACAAATGTGAGGAATGCGGGAAGAACTTCAGGAGGAACTCCCATTATCAAGTTCATCTGGTCGTCCACACAGGAGAAAAACCCTATAAATGTGAAGTGTGTGGGAAGGGCTTCAGTCAGAGTTCCTATCTTCAAATCCATCAGAAGGCCCACAGCGTAGAGAAACCCTACAAGTGCGAGGAGTGTGGGCAGGGCTTCAATCAGAGTTCACGACTTCAGATCCACCAGCTGATCCATACTGGTGAGAAACCATACAAATGTGAAGAGTGTGGGAAGGGATTCAGTCGTAGAGCCGATCTTAAAATTCACTGCAGaatccacactggagagaaaccgtaCAATTGTGAGGAGTGTGGAAAAGTCTTCAGGCAGGCCTCAAATCTCCTGGCCCATCAGAGAGTCCACAGTGGAGAAAAGCCATTCAAATGTGAAGAATGTGGCAAGAGCTTTGGTCGGAGTTCACACCTTCAAGCCCACCAAAAAGTCCACACTGGAGAAAAGCCATACAAATGTGAGGAGTGTGGGAAGGGCTTTAAGTGGAGCCTGAACCTCGACATGCATCAGAGGgtccacacaggagagaaaccatataagtGTGGGGAGTGTGGGAAGCACTTCAGTCAGGCCTCAAGTCTTCAGCTTCATCAGAGTgtccacactggagagaagccctacAGATGTGACGTGTGTAGTAAAGTCTTCAGTCGGTCTTCACAACTGCAGTCTCATCAGAGAGTCCACACAGGGGAGAAACCTTACAAGTGTGAGACGTGTGGTAAGAGCTTCAGTTGGCGCTCCAATCTAACAATTCATCAGAGAATCCATGCTGCTGATAAATCCTATAAAAGTCATAGGGGTGGTAAGACCATCAGAGAGTCAACTTAG
- the LOC122692138 gene encoding zinc finger protein 226-like isoform X6 — MKLALWLHTLSHWDSALPWKEREDEHVHGGSDLQGRGCGLHRGGAGVAGLSPEKAVPGCDGGELLEPGLNENNQSELRAVQERGLHEELSCWQIWQQIANDLTRYQDSMINSCQFHKQGYSPDQVGAGLSIQISEDENYMLNEKAGGPSDTGNPRFASLRAWDSWRKSSLTESQNYRNRYLEISTQSKLCQCKEDVDSIGQILFHLDDRGVHRNEKSYCHNDYRKDSTKVSTLDQNSMIHTGQKPYQCNECKRTFTSLSTFDLHQQLHSKETSHMCNECGKGFRYSSVLHIHQRVHIEKCSVCDECGKEFRQSSQLQTHQKVHSIKKPFTCEECGKGFSRRSALTVHCKVHTGEKPYTCEECGRAFSQASHLQDHQRVHTGEKPFICDACGKSFSRNSHLQSHQRVHTGEKPYKCEECGKGFICSSNLYIHQRVHTGEKPYKCEECGKGFSRPSSLQAHQGIHTGEKSYVCNVCGKGFTLSSNLQAHQRVHTGEKPYKCEECGKNFRRNSHYQVHLVVHTGEKPYKCEVCGKGFSQSSYLQIHQKAHSVEKPYKCEECGQGFNQSSRLQIHQLIHTGEKPYKCEECGKGFSRRADLKIHCRIHTGEKPYNCEECGKVFRQASNLLAHQRVHSGEKPFKCEECGKSFGRSSHLQAHQKVHTGEKPYKCEECGKGFKWSLNLDMHQRVHTGEKPYKCGECGKHFSQASSLQLHQSVHTGEKPYRCDVCSKVFSRSSQLQSHQRVHTGEKPYKCETCGKSFSWRSNLTIHQRIHAADKSYKSHRGGKTIREST; from the exons gactctgcgcttccctggaaggagagagaagatgaaCATGTTCATG GAGGCAGTGACCTTCAAGGACGTGGCTGTGGCCTTCACAGAGGAGGAGCTGGGGTTGCTGGACTCAGCCCAGAGAAAGCTGTACCAGGATGTGATGGTGGAGAACTTCTGGAACCTGGTCTCA ATGAAAACAATCAAAGTGAGTTGAGGGCTGTTCAAGAGAGAGGATTACATGAAGAGCTTTCCTGCTGGCAAATCTGGCAACAAATTGCGAATGACTTAACCAGATATCAAGACTCCATGATAAATAGTTGTCAGTTCCACAAACAAGGTTATTCCCCCGACCAGGTTGGGGCAGGACTGTCTATTCAAATTTCTGAAGATGAGAACTATATGTTAAATGAGAAAGCAGGTGGTCCCAGTGATACTGGAAATCCAAGGTTTGCATCTTTGAGAGCCTGGGATTCTTGGAGAAAAAGTTCCTTGACTGAGTCACAGAATTATCGGAATAGATACCTGGAAATTTCCACGCAAAGTAAACTGTGTCAGTGTAAAGAGGATGTTGACAGCATTGGTCAGATCTTATTCCACCTTGATGATCGAGGAGTACACAGGAATGAAAAGTCTTATTGCCACAATGATTATAGAAAAGACAGCACGAAGGTTTCCACATTGGATCAGAATAGTATGATTCACACAGGACAAAAACCTTACCAGTGTAACGAATGTAAAAGAACTTTTACCAGCCTTTCTACCTTTGATCTTCACCAGCAGTTACACTCAAAAGAGACGTCTCACATGTGCAATGAGTGTGGAAAAGGCTTCCGTTATAGCTCAGTTCTTCATattcatcagagagttcacatAGAAAAATGCAGTGTCTGTGATGAATGTGGAAAGGAATTCCGTCAGAGCTCACAACTGCAAACTCATCAGAAAGTCCACAGCATAAAGAAACCATTCACATGTGAGGAATGTGGGAAAGGCTTCAGTCGTCGATCAGCACTTACCGTTCATTGTAAAgtccacacaggagagaaaccttacacTTGTGAGGAGTGTGGCCGGGCCTTCAGTCAGGCCTCCCACCTTCAAGACCATCAGAGAGTCCACACCGGGGAGAAACCATTCATTTGTGATGCGTGTGGTAAGAGCTTCAGTCGGAATTCACACCTTCAGTCCCATCAGAGAGTCCATACGGGAGAGAAACCGTACAAATGCGAGGAGTGTGGGAAGGGCTTCATTTGTAGCTCAAATCTATACATTCACCAGAGAGTCCACACAGGAGAAAAACCCTACAAGTGTGAGGAATGTGGGAAAGGCTTTAGTCGGCCTTCAAGTCTTCAGGCCCATCAGGGaatccacactggagagaagTCATACGTATGTAATGTGTGTGGTAAAGGCTTTACTCTGAGTTCAAACCTTCAGGCACATCAAAGAGTCCACACAGGGGAGAAACCATACAAATGTGAGGAATGCGGGAAGAACTTCAGGAGGAACTCCCATTATCAAGTTCATCTGGTCGTCCACACAGGAGAAAAACCCTATAAATGTGAAGTGTGTGGGAAGGGCTTCAGTCAGAGTTCCTATCTTCAAATCCATCAGAAGGCCCACAGCGTAGAGAAACCCTACAAGTGCGAGGAGTGTGGGCAGGGCTTCAATCAGAGTTCACGACTTCAGATCCACCAGCTGATCCATACTGGTGAGAAACCATACAAATGTGAAGAGTGTGGGAAGGGATTCAGTCGTAGAGCCGATCTTAAAATTCACTGCAGaatccacactggagagaaaccgtaCAATTGTGAGGAGTGTGGAAAAGTCTTCAGGCAGGCCTCAAATCTCCTGGCCCATCAGAGAGTCCACAGTGGAGAAAAGCCATTCAAATGTGAAGAATGTGGCAAGAGCTTTGGTCGGAGTTCACACCTTCAAGCCCACCAAAAAGTCCACACTGGAGAAAAGCCATACAAATGTGAGGAGTGTGGGAAGGGCTTTAAGTGGAGCCTGAACCTCGACATGCATCAGAGGgtccacacaggagagaaaccatataagtGTGGGGAGTGTGGGAAGCACTTCAGTCAGGCCTCAAGTCTTCAGCTTCATCAGAGTgtccacactggagagaagccctacAGATGTGACGTGTGTAGTAAAGTCTTCAGTCGGTCTTCACAACTGCAGTCTCATCAGAGAGTCCACACAGGGGAGAAACCTTACAAGTGTGAGACGTGTGGTAAGAGCTTCAGTTGGCGCTCCAATCTAACAATTCATCAGAGAATCCATGCTGCTGATAAATCCTATAAAAGTCATAGGGGTGGTAAGACCATCAGAGAGTCAACTTAG
- the LOC122692138 gene encoding zinc finger protein 226-like isoform X5 has product MNMFMEAVTFKDVAVAFTEEELGLLDSAQRKLYQDVMVENFWNLVSRYKTYRKRREALDDEFSDPDRNLDENNQSELRAVQERGLHEELSCWQIWQQIANDLTRYQDSMINSCQFHKQGYSPDQVGAGLSIQISEDENYMLNEKAGGPSDTGNPRFASLRAWDSWRKSSLTESQNYRNRYLEISTQSKLCQCKEDVDSIGQILFHLDDRGVHRNEKSYCHNDYRKDSTKVSTLDQNSMIHTGQKPYQCNECKRTFTSLSTFDLHQQLHSKETSHMCNECGKGFRYSSVLHIHQRVHIEKCSVCDECGKEFRQSSQLQTHQKVHSIKKPFTCEECGKGFSRRSALTVHCKVHTGEKPYTCEECGRAFSQASHLQDHQRVHTGEKPFICDACGKSFSRNSHLQSHQRVHTGEKPYKCEECGKGFICSSNLYIHQRVHTGEKPYKCEECGKGFSRPSSLQAHQGIHTGEKSYVCNVCGKGFTLSSNLQAHQRVHTGEKPYKCEECGKNFRRNSHYQVHLVVHTGEKPYKCEVCGKGFSQSSYLQIHQKAHSVEKPYKCEECGQGFNQSSRLQIHQLIHTGEKPYKCEECGKGFSRRADLKIHCRIHTGEKPYNCEECGKVFRQASNLLAHQRVHSGEKPFKCEECGKSFGRSSHLQAHQKVHTGEKPYKCEECGKGFKWSLNLDMHQRVHTGEKPYKCGECGKHFSQASSLQLHQSVHTGEKPYRCDVCSKVFSRSSQLQSHQRVHTGEKPYKCETCGKSFSWRSNLTIHQRIHAADKSYKSHRGGKTIREST; this is encoded by the exons atgaaCATGTTCATG GAGGCAGTGACCTTCAAGGACGTGGCTGTGGCCTTCACAGAGGAGGAGCTGGGGTTGCTGGACTCAGCCCAGAGAAAGCTGTACCAGGATGTGATGGTGGAGAACTTCTGGAACCTGGTCTCA AGATACAAAACAtatagaaagagaagagaggcttTGGATGATGAATTCAGCGACCCAGATAGAAATTTAG ATGAAAACAATCAAAGTGAGTTGAGGGCTGTTCAAGAGAGAGGATTACATGAAGAGCTTTCCTGCTGGCAAATCTGGCAACAAATTGCGAATGACTTAACCAGATATCAAGACTCCATGATAAATAGTTGTCAGTTCCACAAACAAGGTTATTCCCCCGACCAGGTTGGGGCAGGACTGTCTATTCAAATTTCTGAAGATGAGAACTATATGTTAAATGAGAAAGCAGGTGGTCCCAGTGATACTGGAAATCCAAGGTTTGCATCTTTGAGAGCCTGGGATTCTTGGAGAAAAAGTTCCTTGACTGAGTCACAGAATTATCGGAATAGATACCTGGAAATTTCCACGCAAAGTAAACTGTGTCAGTGTAAAGAGGATGTTGACAGCATTGGTCAGATCTTATTCCACCTTGATGATCGAGGAGTACACAGGAATGAAAAGTCTTATTGCCACAATGATTATAGAAAAGACAGCACGAAGGTTTCCACATTGGATCAGAATAGTATGATTCACACAGGACAAAAACCTTACCAGTGTAACGAATGTAAAAGAACTTTTACCAGCCTTTCTACCTTTGATCTTCACCAGCAGTTACACTCAAAAGAGACGTCTCACATGTGCAATGAGTGTGGAAAAGGCTTCCGTTATAGCTCAGTTCTTCATattcatcagagagttcacatAGAAAAATGCAGTGTCTGTGATGAATGTGGAAAGGAATTCCGTCAGAGCTCACAACTGCAAACTCATCAGAAAGTCCACAGCATAAAGAAACCATTCACATGTGAGGAATGTGGGAAAGGCTTCAGTCGTCGATCAGCACTTACCGTTCATTGTAAAgtccacacaggagagaaaccttacacTTGTGAGGAGTGTGGCCGGGCCTTCAGTCAGGCCTCCCACCTTCAAGACCATCAGAGAGTCCACACCGGGGAGAAACCATTCATTTGTGATGCGTGTGGTAAGAGCTTCAGTCGGAATTCACACCTTCAGTCCCATCAGAGAGTCCATACGGGAGAGAAACCGTACAAATGCGAGGAGTGTGGGAAGGGCTTCATTTGTAGCTCAAATCTATACATTCACCAGAGAGTCCACACAGGAGAAAAACCCTACAAGTGTGAGGAATGTGGGAAAGGCTTTAGTCGGCCTTCAAGTCTTCAGGCCCATCAGGGaatccacactggagagaagTCATACGTATGTAATGTGTGTGGTAAAGGCTTTACTCTGAGTTCAAACCTTCAGGCACATCAAAGAGTCCACACAGGGGAGAAACCATACAAATGTGAGGAATGCGGGAAGAACTTCAGGAGGAACTCCCATTATCAAGTTCATCTGGTCGTCCACACAGGAGAAAAACCCTATAAATGTGAAGTGTGTGGGAAGGGCTTCAGTCAGAGTTCCTATCTTCAAATCCATCAGAAGGCCCACAGCGTAGAGAAACCCTACAAGTGCGAGGAGTGTGGGCAGGGCTTCAATCAGAGTTCACGACTTCAGATCCACCAGCTGATCCATACTGGTGAGAAACCATACAAATGTGAAGAGTGTGGGAAGGGATTCAGTCGTAGAGCCGATCTTAAAATTCACTGCAGaatccacactggagagaaaccgtaCAATTGTGAGGAGTGTGGAAAAGTCTTCAGGCAGGCCTCAAATCTCCTGGCCCATCAGAGAGTCCACAGTGGAGAAAAGCCATTCAAATGTGAAGAATGTGGCAAGAGCTTTGGTCGGAGTTCACACCTTCAAGCCCACCAAAAAGTCCACACTGGAGAAAAGCCATACAAATGTGAGGAGTGTGGGAAGGGCTTTAAGTGGAGCCTGAACCTCGACATGCATCAGAGGgtccacacaggagagaaaccatataagtGTGGGGAGTGTGGGAAGCACTTCAGTCAGGCCTCAAGTCTTCAGCTTCATCAGAGTgtccacactggagagaagccctacAGATGTGACGTGTGTAGTAAAGTCTTCAGTCGGTCTTCACAACTGCAGTCTCATCAGAGAGTCCACACAGGGGAGAAACCTTACAAGTGTGAGACGTGTGGTAAGAGCTTCAGTTGGCGCTCCAATCTAACAATTCATCAGAGAATCCATGCTGCTGATAAATCCTATAAAAGTCATAGGGGTGGTAAGACCATCAGAGAGTCAACTTAG